A stretch of DNA from Saccharomyces eubayanus strain FM1318 chromosome IX, whole genome shotgun sequence:
GGGGGAGGGATATTATGGGAAGAGGCAGAATTAAAGGGGTTGAAGTCCGAGAGAAAGAGTACGTTAATTACGGGCTCATGCGCAACCTAGTGCATGTTATGTCGAAAGAGATGGACTATGCTCATCATTTGAATATAATGCGTTTACTTCGTCTGGATGCACCCAGTTCAATTTTGGACCATCATCggataaaaataatactaCTAAATGTGGCAATAATGCTATGACACAGATTATTTCACGATATGGGCCCCTAGCTAGAGTAAAGATGTAATCGGGATTATGCCGTGATTCCTGGCCTCATTTGCATGCCATATAGTGAAATGGGCAAACACAGGGACAGTATGGTGGGAAGCATGCCAACATTAACTCCACCTCAATATATTTTGGAAGCGGTGAAGATAAGTGACAGTCGTATCATTTTAATTAGCCGTTGTACCGTAGTGTGCCTCGTCTTGGAATCACTCCTTGCTCGGCCTCACCRAGACCTCCCATTTGGTTTGCCAGCAGCCTCTAGCATATCAGGTGTTGTGATTGCTATTCTGAAATATGATGAAGAACGCGTATGGATCAGATCATATTGCATTCACAACGTGTTTTACCAATTGTGTgccattgaaaatcttTAATTCAGCACGTTAGCGGTCCCAGTAACTGTTAACTGTTCTGATCCATTTAGATTATACTATGAATCCTTTTTAGGGGTTAACGTGTGCGGTGGAGGGCCTTACTTCCACGAAAATGTTATGTGCCAATCCGTTTGACGGCACGACCCCTTTACAGTAGCAGGTATTCTGAATACCTGCTGATGATTAATCAACACGTTATAGTGGTATATCGTGTTCTTAAATGAACAATTGAAGGGACTATAGTGGTGTGAAAACATCTCATAGTAATGTTCcccgtttttttttctcgagAATGTTTcgtgttttatttttttttttttgatctcCACACATTTACATAACCTTGGTAAGTAAAAGCTGCAGGGTTTTAAAGGAAGCTGTCTTCCAATTGATCCTAGCGGGAAACCTTTTGTCTAGGTGTTTCTATACGCTTGCCCAAGAACGAACTCGCGTCACATTATTTCTTGCCTAGCAGTATATTCTGTCTAAGTTGAAGAGAAGTGGATTCCATGTTCTCAATACCTTTTAAACCAATCGCTTAGCATCAACATGCTGAACGCCTTCAAATAGGCTTCTTGTAAGGCTTGTTGTTTCTTGGATCATTGTATATATGGCGTTTCGATCCTTATTATTGTACCTTACGCTTGATTCAACATTGCGGAAAAAGGcaattaagaaaaaaaaaaaaaaaaagtcgaaaaatgaaaaatcatcaaaatgACAAAACAGTGGAAATAAGGTCAACCTCAAATGAAAAGGGACAGAGGTATAGTCGTACTGATCAAGAAATGTCCCCAAAGAACTTAGCACGGTCTGTGGTCCCCGCCATTGACTTGTATTGCCGCAAGGCAAACTTGAAAACGCTAAAATACATGTCTTTGATCCTGTGCAATAAGAGTTCGCATGATAGAAAAACACCGGTGCGAAGCTTTATGGTGGCTCGTTGTGCCGTTTTTGAGCAATTGAGGACCCGTTTGATTGACGAGGGCAAAATCAACCTGTTTAGCGtgttattgaagaagaattcgTTTGCATTTTGCAAGATGACTATTGACAATAATTTCAATACCAGTTTGGTCAATTGGCAGAGCATACCAATCGATTATACATTTGCACCCGATAACAAACAACGTATGGGGTTGGTGCCCACCGATACGCTCTTCGCGACCGAAAAGATCATATCTCTTCTTGGGGTATCACCCAAAATGACCAATTTTGTCTCCATAGAGAGGTACCGAACGCCCCTAATGGACTTCACAGACAAGCTACAATCAAACATCCTGGAACATCTCCTATACGCCAAGTGCCAAGGGGTACGGCTTTCTTCTACAGACGAAAAACCTCGCCTGCTTGCAGCCATTTGCAATCCTGAATTCATCAATGCCTTCTGGTGCCAGTTGACCCCCATTAGGGCCTcgttaaagaaaaaccgCTTTGTTGCTGTTCCTCaggaatttcaaatacaGGATGCGTCTGTACTGACTGCTATAAAGGAGATTGTCACAAAGCGAATATTGCGATCCGCTTTTGATGGAGACACCAACTCATCAAAGGGTCTGCATTTGGATAGTAGCTGGAAGTTCAGGCTTCCCATTCTGGCCTCGACACCTGACCTCGATTTCTCTCTAAA
This window harbors:
- the MRS1 gene encoding Mrs1p, whose amino-acid sequence is MKNHQNDKTVEIRSTSNEKGQRYSRTDQEMSPKNLARSVVPAIDLYCRKANLKTLKYMSLILCNKSSHDRKTPVRSFMVARCAVFEQLRTRLIDEGKINLFSVLLKKNSFAFCKMTIDNNFNTSLVNWQSIPIDYTFAPDNKQRMGLVPTDTLFATEKIISLLGVSPKMTNFVSIERYRTPLMDFTDKLQSNILEHLLYAKCQGVRLSSTDEKPRLLAAICNPEFINAFWCQLTPIRASLKKNRFVAVPQEFQIQDASVLTAIKEIVTKRILRSAFDGDTNSSKGLHLDSSWKFRLPILASTPDLDFSLKDCLGLDTREDTFDMTEAFLSNMAWSKSLCTYNNIANIVMKDNGRFDSGILKEFNNYIKLEKTDLQDFQAVSSEFLKDIKLKPYM